A region of Pyxidicoccus parkwaysis DNA encodes the following proteins:
- a CDS encoding DUF2381 family protein, translating to MWRPLPHRAVWLLALLASTALAQDRAAPAVRTLLISDHPAEEAHRIGVAGQVATVLRFEQPCDAAKTRLLGWEGRFEPPIVMGRLVVLVPVRDLAEDERIPLLVTLADGTELPFLVGPPREREDAPDQQVNVFRDRESYHAVLSALNDSLGRERDLRSENERFKKEETSADHALATLLASGAIQQTPFRATREWLFEEPDADVKLVAFSGKAKAAVLVKVRNRDPRQHWSLKQARLTTLGGQLRTVAVRSTLPSIPPGQEGRLAFIVDKEAFNELGRPTQLVLEIFRHDGLLQAQVVLDPRLTRE from the coding sequence ATGTGGCGACCCCTTCCCCATCGGGCTGTCTGGCTCCTCGCGCTCCTGGCCTCCACGGCGCTCGCCCAGGACCGTGCGGCGCCTGCCGTCAGGACTTTGCTCATCTCGGACCATCCGGCCGAGGAGGCCCATCGGATTGGCGTGGCGGGACAGGTCGCGACGGTGCTGCGCTTCGAGCAGCCATGTGACGCCGCGAAGACGCGGCTGCTGGGATGGGAGGGCCGGTTCGAGCCACCCATCGTCATGGGAAGACTCGTGGTGCTCGTGCCGGTGCGAGACCTCGCGGAGGACGAGCGCATCCCCCTACTCGTCACGCTCGCGGATGGAACGGAGCTTCCGTTCCTCGTGGGCCCGCCGCGCGAGAGGGAGGATGCCCCGGACCAGCAGGTGAACGTGTTCAGGGACCGCGAGAGCTATCATGCGGTGCTCTCGGCGCTGAACGACTCGCTCGGACGTGAGCGCGACCTGAGGAGTGAGAACGAGCGCTTCAAGAAGGAGGAGACATCGGCGGACCACGCGCTGGCCACGCTGCTGGCCTCCGGGGCCATCCAGCAGACTCCTTTTCGAGCGACACGCGAATGGTTGTTCGAGGAGCCAGACGCTGACGTCAAGCTCGTCGCCTTCTCGGGCAAGGCGAAGGCAGCGGTCCTGGTCAAGGTCAGGAATCGTGACCCACGCCAGCACTGGAGTCTGAAGCAGGCACGCCTGACAACTCTGGGAGGCCAGCTTCGTACGGTCGCCGTCCGCTCGACGCTTCCGTCGATCCCCCCGGGTCAGGAAGGTCGGCTCGCGTTCATCGTGGACAAGGAGGCCTTCAACGAGCTGGGTAGACCCACACAGTTGGTGCTGGAGATCTTCCGCCACGATGGTCTCCTGCAGGCGCAGGTGGTGCTGGATCCCCGGCTGACTCGTGAGTAG
- a CDS encoding lysophospholipid acyltransferase family protein, which produces MLRILFELMARLPENMRRRVVRALMNRVWDTLAHEVVEGRENIPEQPCLFICNHLSNADGFTLERAFRPRKVAFLAGVKLQSTTMTRLASEVMDTIAIKPNSPDIEAMRRAVDTLKGGQSVLIFPEGARSRTGALLEAKKGVSLIAKRAGVPVVPVALRGTEKLMPINDSDMGGERLYEADVVVRFGRPFRMEDLEPEVAGASDARQALVDAMMRRVAGLLPPQYRGVYDDDPASESVRRGSSEQPSAPAS; this is translated from the coding sequence GTGCTGCGCATTCTCTTCGAGCTGATGGCCAGGCTGCCGGAAAACATGCGACGCCGCGTGGTGCGCGCGTTGATGAACCGCGTCTGGGACACGCTGGCGCATGAGGTGGTGGAGGGGCGGGAGAACATCCCGGAGCAGCCGTGCCTCTTCATCTGCAACCACCTGTCCAACGCGGACGGCTTCACGCTGGAGCGCGCCTTCCGTCCCCGGAAGGTGGCCTTCCTCGCGGGCGTGAAGCTGCAGAGCACGACGATGACGCGGCTGGCGTCGGAGGTGATGGACACCATCGCCATCAAGCCGAACTCGCCGGACATCGAGGCCATGCGGCGCGCGGTGGACACGCTCAAGGGCGGCCAGTCGGTGCTCATCTTCCCGGAGGGCGCGCGCAGCAGGACGGGCGCGCTGCTCGAAGCGAAGAAGGGCGTGTCGCTGATTGCGAAGCGCGCGGGCGTGCCGGTGGTGCCGGTGGCGCTGCGGGGCACCGAGAAGCTGATGCCCATCAACGACAGCGACATGGGCGGGGAGCGGCTCTACGAGGCGGACGTCGTGGTGCGCTTCGGCCGGCCGTTCCGCATGGAGGATCTGGAGCCGGAGGTGGCCGGGGCCAGTGACGCTCGCCAGGCTCTGGTGGACGCCATGATGCGCAGGGTGGCCGGGCTGCTGCCTCCGCAGTACCGGGGCGTCTATGACGATGACCCGGCTTCCGAGTCCGTGAGGCGGGGGTCGTCGGAGCAGCCCTCCGCGCCCGCGTCTTGA
- a CDS encoding oxidoreductase has product MSAEAPVSRVSKKPVEFECTVASVRMDTHDTATLFLDFGGAPVDYKAGQFLNIDPHQFPALGRLSAYLQEQKGRKEPQRSYSLASAPHEPLVAITVKDEEFIPGLTRYPPLLSPFLVHGRLTGARLKVIGFMGPYVLPDDVEERTGHIVHLVAGSGAVPNFAILKDALHRKLKPRHTFLFSSKTWGDVLYGEELKTLELEHPDRVRVVHTLTRETDESRFGPHVRKGRVSEALLEELIPDRDTCLVYACGPAITPWDRRKALETRTPATPRFMETVLGHLHALGIQDKRIKRETYG; this is encoded by the coding sequence ATGAGCGCCGAAGCCCCCGTGTCACGCGTCAGTAAAAAGCCCGTGGAGTTCGAGTGCACCGTCGCCAGCGTGCGCATGGACACGCACGACACGGCCACGCTGTTCCTCGACTTCGGCGGCGCGCCGGTGGACTACAAGGCCGGCCAGTTCCTCAACATCGACCCGCACCAGTTCCCAGCGCTCGGCCGACTGTCCGCGTACCTCCAGGAGCAGAAGGGGCGCAAGGAGCCGCAGCGCTCGTACTCGCTCGCCTCGGCGCCGCACGAGCCGCTGGTGGCCATCACCGTGAAGGACGAGGAGTTCATCCCCGGCCTCACGCGCTACCCGCCGCTGCTCTCCCCGTTCCTCGTGCACGGCCGGCTCACCGGCGCGCGGCTGAAGGTCATCGGCTTCATGGGGCCGTACGTGCTGCCCGACGACGTGGAGGAGCGCACCGGGCACATCGTCCACCTCGTCGCGGGCTCGGGCGCGGTGCCCAACTTCGCCATCCTCAAGGACGCGCTCCACCGGAAGCTGAAGCCGCGCCACACGTTCCTGTTCTCCAGCAAGACGTGGGGCGACGTGCTCTACGGCGAGGAGCTCAAGACCCTGGAACTGGAGCACCCGGACCGCGTGCGCGTGGTGCACACCCTCACCCGAGAGACGGACGAGTCCCGCTTCGGCCCGCACGTGCGCAAGGGCCGCGTGAGCGAGGCGCTGCTGGAGGAGCTGATTCCGGACCGCGACACCTGCCTCGTCTACGCGTGCGGCCCGGCGATTACGCCGTGGGACCGGCGCAAGGCGCTGGAGACGCGCACGCCTGCTACACCTCGCTTCATGGAGACGGTGCTCGGCCACCTCCACGCGCTGGGCATCCAGGACAAGCGCATCAAGCGCGAGACGTACGGGTAG
- a CDS encoding kelch repeat-containing protein, producing the protein MLVQRDVWSRALVLVGCALLLSCEQESPAPVEHDARVTAAPLAVAPGWTPTAPMTEERAQHSAVLLGTGKVLVINGVNRSGFATNAALYDPATNTWASAGPSGSFGNITQAVLLPDGRAFALTDLAGNGRLYNPTTGAWSPTGAVGVARTQPTLTLLDSGQVLVAGGTDENGVRLDSAELYDPVTNGFTPTGSMTLGRNAHTATRLQDGRVLAISGFGGSGEVPGADLYDPAAGTWSAVAPPLVPRHYATSTLLPNGRVLVAGGTTPSGSIAQAELFDPSSNTWTATGSMAFVRAGHMATLLPDGRVLVTGGSAFRQAPPVTSEVYDPDTGAWSSAGDMGVGRENHTATLLPSGKVLVIGGYTEDTLTFFATTELYDPGVNAWSPAGALGSARVDPLVALLPTGRVLVAAGSNSGGTALATAQLYDRAANTWSSAASLTTAREHATATVLRSGAVLVAGGLNAGGSVGAAELYNATTNAWTPATALTGARHFHTATLLTDGRVLVVGGQQNAAVLGTAELYDPATNAWAPAASLAAARTAHSAALLNNGRVLVAGGRDGGGTALASAEVYDPATNTWTPAGNLAQGREGLSLTLLPSGQVLAAGGLSGGAGLASSEVYNPGTNSWAVGPALSQARAYHTATLAPSGKVLVAGGQSAPGTPSTTAEVYDSAIRDWTVVSAPNSRGGLISAALPSGEVLLAGGTAATAAELFEDTGALPAWRPVVSQPDTLYVACSATLQGQRFRGIAGGGSGNQFDSPADFPLVRLKGAEGGRLWTLPATAMSATSATVSIPPDFPTGPYALSVIVNGIPGGRMVTVAPNTAPTAQAQTVSTNSAVPVAITLTATEPDVGQTLTWTIVTPPAHGTLSGTPPNLTYTPNAGYVGPDSFTYRVRDCGLDSNVATVDIGVSSAAPLITCPANTTSEATGPSGAQGNWPPATATSATGGTPTITYSPAQGNVFPLGPTTVTATATDSLGGTASCTFVFTVVDTTPPALTCPPSRTVEATSSSGATVTWDPVTATDAVTASPTVTTSAASGSTFPLGTTDVTSTATDAAGNTATCTFQVTVLDTTAPAVTCPADIEVVSEGASGTPVTFEIPAVTDAVSETTVTASPPSGTNFPAGRSRVSITATDASGNAAQCFFQVTVQTQVVSIAGGGCQSTGSGTASALVALVAMALWSGVRRRRS; encoded by the coding sequence ATGCTTGTACAGCGCGATGTCTGGAGCAGGGCGTTGGTGCTCGTGGGGTGCGCGCTCCTGCTCTCCTGCGAGCAGGAGAGCCCCGCCCCCGTCGAGCACGACGCCAGGGTCACCGCCGCACCGCTGGCCGTGGCTCCCGGCTGGACTCCGACGGCGCCCATGACGGAGGAGCGCGCGCAGCATTCCGCTGTGCTGCTCGGAACCGGCAAGGTGCTGGTCATCAATGGCGTCAACAGGTCGGGCTTCGCCACCAATGCGGCGCTGTACGACCCGGCCACCAACACGTGGGCCTCCGCGGGGCCCAGCGGCAGCTTCGGCAACATCACCCAGGCGGTGCTGCTCCCGGATGGCCGCGCGTTCGCGCTGACCGACCTGGCCGGGAACGGGCGCCTCTACAACCCCACGACGGGTGCGTGGTCTCCCACGGGCGCCGTGGGGGTGGCCCGCACTCAGCCCACGCTCACCCTCCTCGACTCGGGGCAGGTGCTGGTCGCCGGTGGCACGGACGAGAACGGAGTCCGGCTCGACTCCGCCGAGCTGTACGACCCCGTCACCAACGGCTTCACGCCCACCGGCAGCATGACGCTGGGCCGGAACGCGCACACCGCCACGCGGTTGCAGGATGGCCGGGTGCTCGCCATCAGCGGCTTCGGCGGCAGCGGCGAGGTCCCCGGAGCCGACCTCTATGACCCCGCGGCGGGCACCTGGTCCGCCGTCGCGCCGCCGCTCGTTCCACGGCACTACGCCACCAGCACGTTGTTGCCCAATGGCCGCGTGCTGGTGGCCGGTGGCACCACCCCCAGCGGCTCCATCGCCCAGGCGGAGCTGTTCGACCCGTCGAGCAACACGTGGACGGCCACGGGCAGCATGGCCTTCGTGCGTGCGGGCCACATGGCCACGCTGCTGCCCGACGGCCGGGTGCTCGTCACCGGCGGCTCCGCTTTCCGTCAGGCTCCGCCGGTGACCTCGGAAGTCTATGACCCCGACACCGGCGCGTGGTCCTCCGCGGGCGACATGGGGGTCGGCCGCGAGAACCACACCGCGACGCTGCTGCCTTCCGGAAAGGTGCTGGTGATTGGCGGCTACACCGAGGACACCTTGACCTTCTTCGCGACCACGGAGCTCTATGACCCGGGCGTCAACGCGTGGAGCCCGGCCGGCGCGCTGGGGAGCGCCCGGGTGGACCCGCTGGTGGCGCTGCTGCCCACGGGCCGAGTCCTCGTCGCCGCGGGGAGCAACAGCGGCGGCACGGCGCTCGCGACGGCGCAGCTCTATGACCGGGCGGCCAACACGTGGTCGTCCGCGGCGTCCCTCACCACCGCCCGTGAGCACGCCACGGCGACGGTGCTGCGCTCCGGCGCGGTGCTCGTCGCCGGCGGACTGAATGCAGGGGGCTCGGTGGGCGCGGCCGAGCTCTACAACGCGACCACCAATGCGTGGACTCCAGCCACGGCGCTCACCGGCGCGAGGCACTTCCACACCGCCACGCTCCTCACGGACGGCAGGGTGCTCGTCGTGGGCGGGCAGCAGAACGCCGCGGTGCTCGGCACGGCCGAGCTGTATGACCCGGCCACCAACGCCTGGGCTCCGGCGGCCTCGTTGGCGGCGGCCCGGACCGCGCATTCCGCCGCGCTGCTCAACAATGGCCGGGTGCTCGTTGCCGGAGGACGTGATGGCGGCGGCACGGCGCTCGCCTCGGCGGAGGTGTATGACCCGGCCACCAACACGTGGACCCCCGCTGGCAACCTCGCGCAGGGCCGCGAAGGGCTCTCGCTGACGCTGCTGCCGTCCGGGCAGGTGCTGGCGGCGGGCGGGCTCTCCGGTGGCGCCGGGCTCGCGTCCTCGGAGGTCTACAACCCCGGCACCAACTCGTGGGCCGTCGGGCCCGCGCTGTCCCAGGCCCGCGCGTACCACACCGCGACGCTCGCGCCCTCGGGCAAGGTGCTGGTGGCCGGAGGCCAGAGCGCGCCGGGCACGCCCTCCACCACGGCGGAGGTCTATGACTCCGCCATCCGCGACTGGACGGTCGTCAGTGCCCCCAACTCGCGTGGCGGGCTCATCTCCGCCGCGCTGCCCTCGGGTGAGGTGCTCCTCGCGGGCGGCACCGCGGCGACGGCGGCGGAGTTGTTCGAGGACACCGGCGCGCTGCCGGCGTGGCGTCCCGTGGTGTCGCAGCCGGACACGCTCTACGTCGCCTGTTCCGCCACCCTGCAGGGCCAGCGCTTCCGGGGCATCGCGGGTGGAGGCAGCGGCAACCAGTTCGACTCCCCCGCGGACTTCCCGCTGGTGCGGCTGAAGGGCGCGGAGGGCGGGAGGCTCTGGACGCTCCCCGCGACGGCGATGTCCGCCACGAGCGCGACGGTGAGCATTCCCCCCGACTTCCCGACAGGCCCGTATGCCCTGTCCGTCATCGTCAATGGCATTCCGGGCGGGCGCATGGTGACGGTGGCGCCCAACACCGCGCCCACGGCGCAGGCGCAGACGGTGTCCACGAACTCCGCCGTGCCCGTGGCCATCACCCTCACCGCCACCGAGCCGGACGTGGGCCAGACGTTGACCTGGACCATCGTCACCCCGCCGGCCCACGGGACGCTGAGCGGCACGCCGCCGAACCTCACGTACACGCCCAACGCGGGCTATGTGGGGCCGGACAGCTTCACGTACCGGGTGCGCGACTGCGGCCTGGACAGCAACGTCGCCACGGTGGACATCGGCGTCTCGAGCGCGGCCCCCCTCATCACCTGCCCCGCGAACACCACGAGCGAGGCGACGGGCCCCAGCGGCGCCCAGGGCAACTGGCCGCCCGCCACCGCCACCTCCGCGACGGGCGGCACCCCGACCATCACCTACTCGCCTGCCCAGGGGAACGTGTTCCCGCTCGGGCCCACGACTGTCACCGCCACCGCGACTGATTCGTTGGGCGGCACCGCGTCGTGCACGTTCGTGTTCACCGTGGTGGACACGACGCCTCCCGCCCTCACGTGCCCGCCGTCGCGGACGGTGGAGGCCACGAGTTCCTCGGGGGCCACCGTCACCTGGGACCCGGTGACGGCCACGGATGCCGTCACGGCCAGCCCCACCGTGACGACCTCGGCGGCCTCGGGCAGCACCTTCCCGCTCGGCACCACGGACGTCACCAGCACCGCCACGGACGCGGCGGGCAACACGGCCACGTGCACGTTCCAGGTCACCGTGCTGGACACCACGGCCCCGGCCGTCACGTGCCCGGCGGACATCGAAGTGGTGTCCGAGGGGGCCTCGGGCACGCCCGTGACGTTCGAGATTCCCGCCGTCACCGACGCCGTGTCCGAGACGACGGTGACGGCCTCGCCGCCCTCGGGCACCAACTTCCCGGCGGGCCGCTCGCGCGTGTCCATCACCGCCACGGACGCGTCCGGCAACGCGGCGCAGTGCTTCTTCCAGGTGACGGTGCAGACGCAGGTGGTGTCCATCGCCGGAGGCGGCTGCCAGAGCACGGGCAGCGGGACGGCCTCCGCGTTGGTGGCCCTGGTGGCAATGGCCTTGTGGAGCGGCGTGCGCCGTCGCCGCTCGTGA
- a CDS encoding OmpA family protein, whose translation MRTQAPCRALAALLAVFLAPSALAQSTGTIIPIDLERLRFMPGATDSMLVDTGHVLPEGGYRLMLMAGYERGILLVEGGDGVERNIINYRVAAWLAGAWSPTERLELSAKLPVIITQGGEDVTALVGVTEPKSFGLGTPEVGARYSLLRREDGAPVFLGLGLDIGLPGGTASAFGRQDGWAGFQIAPRIAVGREVGPLSLGASAGVRIRSTEVEPGRDFGTELEQGVVVATRGEGLRGEVALQAAESLVESDIALELLGGLRLPLGSGFEAYAMAGHGFTDIPGTPSLRINAGIAWAHTPPAREDPCKGGRTHTPEQCPDLDDDGDTVPNGQDRCPLEAGAVENQGCPDKDSDGDSVVDREDACPNEPGLPRYKGCPAPDADGDGVPDDEDACPKEPGDKANRGCPAPKAAPDSDGDGIPDDKDACPKEPGDAAHNGCPAPEEKPAEQTPPQEEAPNGPPMDHHVLFPTGEFALQEEEKQQLDGIAKYLKAHPRLSVSIEGHTDNTGPEELNRRLSQQRADMVRRYLIQHGVAGSRLVAKGYGPSRPLNGNGTPEEQRLNRRVEFITKPTGKAPKR comes from the coding sequence ATGCGTACACAGGCTCCGTGCCGGGCGCTGGCAGCGCTGCTGGCCGTCTTCCTTGCCCCCTCCGCTCTGGCCCAGAGCACGGGGACCATCATTCCCATCGACCTGGAGCGCCTGCGCTTCATGCCCGGTGCCACCGACTCGATGCTCGTGGACACGGGCCACGTGCTCCCCGAGGGCGGCTACCGGCTGATGCTCATGGCCGGCTACGAGCGCGGCATCCTGCTGGTGGAGGGCGGGGATGGCGTGGAGCGCAACATCATCAACTACCGCGTGGCGGCCTGGCTTGCCGGTGCGTGGTCTCCCACCGAGCGCCTGGAGCTCTCCGCGAAGCTGCCCGTCATCATCACCCAGGGCGGGGAGGACGTGACGGCGCTGGTCGGCGTGACGGAGCCCAAGTCCTTCGGGCTCGGGACGCCGGAGGTGGGCGCGCGCTACTCGCTGCTGCGCCGCGAGGACGGCGCGCCGGTGTTCCTCGGCCTGGGCCTGGACATCGGGCTGCCCGGAGGAACGGCGAGCGCCTTCGGCCGTCAGGACGGCTGGGCGGGCTTCCAGATTGCGCCGCGCATTGCGGTGGGCCGCGAGGTGGGCCCGCTGTCGCTGGGCGCCAGCGCGGGCGTGAGGATTCGCTCGACGGAGGTCGAGCCCGGCCGGGACTTCGGCACCGAGCTGGAGCAGGGCGTGGTGGTGGCCACGCGCGGCGAGGGCCTGCGCGGCGAAGTGGCGCTGCAGGCGGCCGAGTCGCTCGTGGAGTCGGACATCGCGCTGGAGCTGCTCGGTGGCCTGCGGCTGCCGCTGGGCAGTGGCTTCGAGGCCTACGCGATGGCGGGGCATGGCTTCACGGACATTCCGGGCACGCCGTCGCTGCGCATCAACGCGGGCATCGCCTGGGCCCACACGCCGCCTGCGCGCGAGGACCCGTGCAAGGGTGGCAGGACGCACACGCCCGAGCAGTGCCCGGACCTGGACGACGACGGGGACACGGTGCCCAACGGACAGGACCGCTGCCCGCTGGAGGCCGGTGCGGTGGAGAACCAGGGCTGCCCGGACAAGGACTCGGACGGTGACTCCGTGGTGGACCGCGAGGATGCGTGCCCCAACGAGCCGGGCCTCCCGCGCTACAAGGGCTGCCCCGCGCCCGACGCGGACGGTGATGGCGTTCCGGACGACGAGGACGCCTGCCCGAAGGAGCCCGGCGACAAGGCGAATCGCGGCTGCCCCGCGCCCAAGGCCGCGCCGGACTCGGATGGTGATGGCATTCCGGACGACAAGGATGCCTGCCCGAAGGAGCCTGGCGATGCGGCGCACAATGGCTGCCCCGCTCCGGAGGAGAAGCCCGCCGAGCAGACGCCTCCGCAGGAGGAGGCGCCGAACGGCCCGCCGATGGACCACCACGTCCTCTTCCCGACGGGGGAGTTCGCCCTCCAGGAGGAGGAGAAGCAGCAGCTGGATGGCATTGCGAAGTACCTGAAGGCCCACCCGCGGCTCTCGGTCAGCATCGAGGGCCACACGGACAACACCGGTCCGGAGGAGCTCAACCGCAGGCTGAGCCAGCAGCGCGCGGACATGGTGCGCAGGTACCTCATCCAGCACGGCGTCGCGGGCTCGCGCCTCGTCGCGAAGGGCTACGGCCCGAGCCGCCCGTTGAATGGGAACGGCACGCCCGAGGAGCAGCGTCTGAACCGCCGCGTGGAGTTCATCACGAAGCCGACCGGCAAGGCTCCGAAGCGCTGA
- the tpx gene encoding thiol peroxidase has translation MANITLKGNPIHTAGNLPAVGSSAPDATLTGVDLADKKLSSIPGKRVLNIFPSVDTSVCATSVRTFNKRATEKPGVTVINVSMDLPFALKRFCGAEGIDRALTFSGFRGDFGKQFGVTIQDGGMAGLYSRAVVVLDENGKVLHAEQVPEIAQEPNYEAALAKL, from the coding sequence ATGGCCAACATCACCTTGAAGGGCAATCCCATCCACACCGCGGGCAACCTGCCCGCCGTGGGCAGCTCCGCTCCGGACGCCACGCTCACGGGCGTGGACCTCGCGGACAAGAAGCTCTCGTCCATCCCGGGCAAGCGCGTGCTCAACATCTTCCCCAGCGTTGACACCAGTGTGTGCGCGACGTCGGTGCGCACGTTCAACAAGCGGGCGACGGAGAAGCCCGGCGTCACTGTCATCAACGTCTCGATGGACCTGCCCTTCGCCCTCAAGCGCTTCTGCGGCGCCGAGGGCATCGACCGGGCGCTGACCTTCTCGGGCTTCCGTGGCGACTTCGGCAAGCAGTTCGGGGTGACCATCCAGGACGGAGGCATGGCCGGGCTCTACTCGCGCGCCGTCGTGGTGCTCGACGAGAACGGCAAGGTGCTCCACGCCGAGCAGGTGCCCGAGATTGCCCAGGAGCCCAACTACGAGGCGGCCCTCGCGAAGCTCTGA
- a CDS encoding FAD-binding oxidoreductase has protein sequence MIRKRPALIARCTDVADVIAAVAFAREQKTALSIRGGGHNGGGLGLCDGGVAIDLSRMRGVRVDPVARTVRVAGGSVWGDVDHATHAFGMAVPSGIISTTGVAGLTLGGGIGHLSRRFGLTIDSLLAVDMVLADGRFVTASEQEYPDLFWAVRGGGGNFGVVTSFLFRAHPVDTVIGGPTLWPVERATEVMQWYREFILAAPEELGGFFAFMTVPPAPPFPEALHLKKMCAVVWCYSGDPARADEVFAPVRALNPLVHGVQPMPFPMLQTAFDALYPPGHQWYWRADFVNELSDAAIAKHAEFAERMPTMQSSMHMYPIDGAVHRVGPHDTAFSFRDVKWAEVIVGVDPSPANAQAITTWTKDYWEALHPYSAGGAYVNFMMDEGQERVQATYRDNYARLAEVKSQYDPENLFRINQNIRPAAKGAAARPH, from the coding sequence ATGATTCGCAAGCGCCCGGCGCTCATCGCCCGGTGCACCGACGTGGCGGACGTCATCGCCGCGGTCGCCTTCGCTCGCGAGCAGAAGACCGCCCTGTCCATCCGCGGTGGCGGACATAACGGCGGTGGGCTCGGCCTCTGTGATGGGGGCGTGGCCATAGACTTGTCGCGCATGCGCGGCGTCCGGGTGGACCCGGTCGCGCGCACCGTGCGCGTCGCGGGCGGCAGCGTCTGGGGAGACGTGGACCATGCCACGCATGCCTTCGGGATGGCCGTGCCCTCGGGCATCATCTCCACCACGGGCGTGGCCGGGCTCACGCTGGGCGGCGGAATCGGCCACCTCTCGCGGCGCTTCGGCCTCACCATCGACAGCCTGCTCGCCGTGGACATGGTGCTCGCCGACGGGCGCTTCGTCACCGCGAGCGAGCAGGAGTACCCGGACCTGTTCTGGGCCGTGCGCGGCGGCGGCGGCAACTTCGGCGTCGTCACCTCGTTCCTCTTCCGCGCCCACCCGGTGGACACCGTCATCGGCGGCCCCACGCTGTGGCCCGTGGAGCGCGCGACGGAGGTGATGCAGTGGTACCGCGAGTTCATCCTCGCCGCGCCAGAGGAGCTCGGCGGCTTCTTCGCCTTCATGACCGTCCCGCCCGCGCCGCCCTTCCCGGAGGCGCTGCACCTCAAGAAGATGTGCGCGGTGGTATGGTGCTACAGCGGAGACCCCGCGCGGGCGGATGAGGTGTTCGCCCCGGTGCGAGCGCTCAACCCGCTGGTGCATGGCGTGCAGCCCATGCCCTTCCCCATGCTGCAGACCGCCTTCGACGCGCTCTACCCGCCGGGCCACCAGTGGTACTGGCGCGCGGACTTCGTGAATGAGCTGAGCGACGCGGCCATCGCCAAGCATGCGGAGTTCGCCGAGCGGATGCCGACGATGCAGTCGTCCATGCACATGTACCCCATCGACGGGGCGGTGCACCGCGTGGGGCCCCATGACACGGCCTTCAGCTTCCGCGACGTGAAGTGGGCCGAGGTCATCGTCGGCGTGGACCCGTCACCGGCCAATGCCCAGGCCATCACCACCTGGACGAAGGACTACTGGGAGGCGCTGCACCCCTACTCCGCGGGCGGCGCCTACGTGAACTTCATGATGGACGAGGGCCAGGAGCGCGTGCAGGCGACGTACCGGGACAACTACGCCCGGCTGGCCGAGGTGAAGAGCCAGTACGACCCGGAGAACCTCTTCCGCATCAACCAGAACATCCGCCCCGCGGCCAAGGGCGCGGCAGCGCGGCCTCACTGA